From Xyrauchen texanus isolate HMW12.3.18 chromosome 15, RBS_HiC_50CHRs, whole genome shotgun sequence:
agttatttttatatatgcatatataaatatgtatacatacaCCAAGACAGctaaagtaatatttttttttgttttttattagaaTACTCAGCAGACTGGTGTCGTAAAATACACACTCAAAAGATATTTTAACctctttttaagatttacgcatttcaatttcttgACAAAATTCCATGAAATTGAATGGGTGTTATTTTTAACTAAATGAAAGGAAATTTAAATATGTAAGTTTTTGTAAtagtattttgttaaagattactccattacatttttatggaattttatgaattttaaatacgtaaatcttaaaaaaatacaaataattgagtGCACTGACAACACCATAAATATTACTCGAACGGTCGTGCTTAGACCAGAGTTCTATCAACCTGTTTGTCTGTATTACCTCACCTGTGCTGTACAGTATTTTCCAGCTGTTGGGACAAAATGAGTCcaaaactatttttgtttttttgttttcttttgttattaTCTCCatctctgtattttatttttcatttgtattgtaCAGTCTCTTAATAAACTTGTGATGATACAAGTTGGGTGTATCCAGATTGCTAAAAGATGTATTGAATAGTAAGGGACACTGGGGGTGCTTACCTTTTTATAACTCACCGTCACAGAATACTCCAAATCTAATTTCCACATTTTGCTATgagaaatgtatacatttgcCAACAGTAATAGtactattaaaaatattttcactaaaaAAGACTTGATCAAGGTGTTGAAATTAGCTACCAAATGACAGTGTTTTAGTTTTAAGTGATCCAACAACATAGAGATAAAATGCATACGTTTAAATTCAAAGGCATTCAAATTTTTGATGGCTTATGACAAATACTAAACatcccatttttgtttttacttttataaatatatttaagtgTCATCACACTGGTTTCTGATTTAAGATGTTTAGAGTGTGAAAACTTGCTCTTGATCTCCCCAATTCTGCATCAGATGACTTGTTTGTGAACAAAGTAATTTACTTCTTGTTTGAATTTGTATGAGTTTAACAAATGAATGCAAGCCTGAACAGTTTACAGAGTAAAACaggattggtaacactttattttagggatTGGAAATCAATGTctaataattgtatttgtaaGTTATTAGTTATGGACTTGATTTATTAGGCCTCTGTTCGCTGATTTCTTACCCTTGCCAATTAGCCCCTTTACATTCCTTTTTCCTAACAATGAACTTATTAGGTAAAAACAAAAGATACCAATAGTAATGTGCTAAACACATCCTTTATATGTTCTTATTGCACTGTGTGAATGTTCAGAttttaagtataaaataaaaattgaaggCAGAGACTTTTGCATAGTgtaaaaaagcatcttctttgcactaagtgcaaatagtgttagtgtaaaccctaattaaatactaccaTACAGTTCAGGAGCATCACTGCGTCACACAGACACCcgacccctaaaccctaacctttCTGCTTTGTTGAAATACTACAGTATTTGCATTCTACATGTATTTAGTATTTATAAGCCGCACATTCACACAGACTACTGAGAACCTATAAAGGATGCATCATACTAACTattgatatgttttgtttttggctaatAAATTCATTGTTATGAAAAAAGTTTGCAAATTTAATTGGACTATAAAGCATGAATAAGAAATCAGCTAATAAAAGCTTAATAAATACTTGATAATGCCAAACTAGTCTCTTACAAGTGTAATTATTAGTCATGAATTACTGTTTGATTTAtgatccctaaaataaagtgttaccacagcATTTCATTCAAACATTCTTTAATCATAATTAGACACTAGAGGGAGATGTTGAGACATTTGCAAACATTCCTCATGTATTTCTTGTGTCGGATAAAAAATACATGCTTGGAATATATGAATGTTGTTGAATTAGACCCAAAAAAAGGAAACCACAAGCACATCTGGCggaacatttcacaaaaatagaTTTGTTGCTACTGTACTTgctattatattttgttatctaatgcagtgaTATTCTTACTTTTTGGGGCTACTGGATAAACATACCAATTTCTTCAAAGACCACAAGACAAATGCAGTgcctaatatttttttattacatttctatttaaaaGAAAACAGCAGAACTTTGAGTTTCACAACCAGGCTGAAGTTTGGGGCTTGAACTCCTGTGTCCATTAGTGGCAGCATGTTGTACATTATGTCCACAAAATCAGTTAAGTGCTTTCTTGTTAGAAAGGACCTAAaaagaaaattccagaaattgTATTGAAAGGTAAGTAACAAAATGCATCAGAttatcaaaagcaatagaacgtTACCTCTTGAAtgtatattccgggttcaatacaagttaagctcaattgacaaaataactttctttaaaaaaaaaaaaaaaaaaaagcaaaaatccggCTTagacttacaatagaagtcaatgggccATTAtgtaaaattgtttcaaaaatactatttcaaaagtattgccacaagtgtgttaacatgattttagtgtgaagttatggccaattttaccATGTCATTGCATGATGTAATGCCAtcccctaaaatgactgtaaaaatgataatttaaacaacttcacagctaaaataatacatgcgttttaacagaagaattcatgcaagtgcttttataaaaatatatgcttcacatttctaccttttaaaCACTCCAATAATTGGCATCATTCACTTCTATTATTGATtcagcttttctttctttttttttttaaagaaattatttttgtggtaatcagcattgtgcggcaaatgctgtcgactgaacttatattgaacccgtaatattccttgAAACAGATTATTTTGTTGCACAAATCATAAAAAGAAAACTGAATCACCTGGTTCAATCACATTCCGTTTTCCCATTAGACCAACAAAAGTCTGGAATTTCTGCCCTGCATATCATTTGTAAGAGAAATGCAAAACATTAGATTTCAGTTATACAAAATTAAAGCCAACTACCTCTTGTGAAAAATAGCCAAATTTCCTAAATAAAGCAAATTATATATCACTTACGTCTCCGTGTTATCTGTGATTTtgcttttaaagagaaaacaatatTTAACATTGTGTACTACTTCAGACTAGGCataaatgagaaaaatatataaccacaatcaaatgtattattattattattttttaccggATGATCTTTTCCCCATTAGACCAAAATACTGTTGTAGTCCAGGTGCTTGATGCACCCTTTTCAACATCATCTTTAATGGTTCAGACTCCAGCAGATTTACCTTCAGAAAGcaaaataataaagtcataacTGTTGCCAAATAATCCATATTGAATATAAATGCATTCGTTTCTATGCATATAATTTCTATATTCCATAGCTATTGCCAGGAAAAAAACATACTTGATGAAagatattcatattttaattaattaagctGCAAAAGACATTAAAACGTACACTGAGAATTCCCTTTAAAGTCGCACTGAAATTACCAACCTCGTTTGGATACTCGTCATTTATCCAATTATCTTCATCAGGATTGAAGTTCTGGCACAAAATATTTGTCAAAGCAGACAAAAGCAGAAGAATGAGCAGACAGATCTTCATGATGTGCTGATGTCTTTGCAGTGAGCAAGTCTGTGGCACACAAGCTGGGTGCAGTTCAGTTAACAGATAACAAGTGCTGAAGACCAATGCACTAGACTGATACCTAAATCTTAGACTATACTATTCAGAAAATAGAAGTGCAAAACTGGATAAAAATTGGACAAACCCACACTAAATAACTTTGGCATTGCCACACGATTATGTCTTTACTCATTACTGGTGCTGCAAAACAGGAGCTCTATTTTTAAATAGGCAGGTAATGAATCAGGAGGCAATTGTGAATTATTAAAAGACAAAAACCCTTCACACTGGATTATCCCTTTGAGATTCATCCGAGGAGTCGATTTCCGCTAATTATTCTAATGATTTAATTGATTTGACCTCTTATAAGCTCCTGGTTCAAATCATTTCAGTTCGTAGATGATTTTGGAGGAGTCTTAGAATTAGACTGACATTTCAGATTCGTTTGAGTGGTGCTGTTGTGATTGACTACTGTGAATCAATATGGTCCTTATGGTGCTCATCTGCATGTTTCAGTGTTTGTGCAATGGAAGGAAGTCCAAGAATAATTTCTTAAAAAtgggaagaaaaaaattatatattcttGTTTAGTcttgtattaaaataataaaggtgtttaatgtattattattattattatttattttttgaatatcACGTTCAAAACCTAAGCTACTGATCATTTTTAATGAATCTTCGAATGAGACCAACTTAAATTCAatacagatttattttatttttaaattaatgtaatttattatatataatgtgtgtgtatgtatatatgtgtgtgtgtgtatatacatatgtatatactatatatatatgtgtgtgtgtgtgtatacatatgtatgtgtgtgtgtatacatatgtatatatgtgtgtgtgtgtgtgtgtgtgtgtgtgtgtgtgtgtgtatacatatgtatatgtgtgtgtatacatatgtatatatgtgtgtgtgtgtgtgtgtgtatacatatgtgtatatatacgtgtgtgtgtgtatacatgtgtatatatatgtgtgtgtgtgtgtgtgtatacatatgtatatatgtgtgtgtgtgtatacatgtatatgtgtgtgtgtgtgtgtatacatatgtatatgtgtgtgtgtgtgtgtttgtgtatacatatgtgtgtgtgtgtgtgtttgtgtatacatatgtatgtgtgtgtgtgtttgtgtatacatatgtatgtgtgtgtgtgtgtgtgtatacatatgtatgtgtgtgtgtgtgtgtgtgtatacatatgtgtgtgtgtgtgtgtgtgtgtatacatatgtatgtgtgtgtgtgtgtatacatatgtgtatgtgtgtgtgtgtgtgtatacatatgtgtgtgtgtgtgtgtatacatatgtgtgtgtgtgtgtgtatacatatgtatgtgtgtgtatacatatgtatatatatgtgtgtgtgtgtatacatatgtatatgtgtgtgtgtgtgtgtgtatacatatgtatatgtgtgtttgtgtgtgtatacatatgtatatatgtgtgtgtgtgtatacatatgtatatatgtgtgtgtgtgtgtgtatacatatgtatatatatgtgtgtgtgtgtatacatatgtatatatatacgtgtgtgtgtgtatacatatgtatatgtgtgtgtgtgtgtgtgtgtgtgtgtgtgtatacatatgtatatatatgtgtgtgtgtgtgtgtgtgtatacatatgtatatgtgtgtgtgtgtgtatacatatgtatacacacacacacactatatacatacatatgtacacacacacacacacatatatatacatatgtatacacacacacatatatatacatatgtatacacacacacatatacatacatatgtacacacacacacacacacacacatacacacacacacgtatatatatacatatgtatacacacacacacatatatacatatgtatacacacacacacacacacacatatatacatatgtatacacacacacacatatacatatgtatatgtgtgtgtgtgtgtgtatacatatgtatatatatacgtgtgtgtgtgtatacatatgtatatatatacgtgtgtgtgtgtgtgtgtgtatacatatgtatatatatgtgtgtgtgtgtgtgtgtgtgtgtgtgtacatatgtatgtatatatgtgtgtgtgtgtgtgtgtgtgtatacatatgtatatgtgtgtgtgtgtatacatatgtatatatatatagtgtgtgtgtgtatacattagattttaatattaatggtaattcattaaaatatttagtactttttaaattatcaattaaaaagaaacatgtgtgtgtatatatatatatatatatatatatatatatatatatatatatatatatatatatatatctatatatatatatatatatatatatatatatagaagaaaaaaataactatGTATGAAATGTGTATACAATTatttcaaagaaataaaatactTCAGGATGCTCTAACAACAATGTTACAAAATCTCTAAAATTcatcttaaattaaattatatttatcagGGTTTGCTGTTCTTCATTTCTTCCTAAAATACATAATGTaatgttctatttattttttattattctgtcttttattttattttttattatttgttggaTTCTGTTACTTCTCGTCTGTTATTGGCTATTCGGTCACTCAAATCCGATAGGCCACGCCCTCATATGTATCCAAATAAGGAAGAActtaaataaaagtgaaacaatgtaGCGAAGCGATACAACAATTCAGGTTCGGTTATTTTTATTGACAGATTGATACTTCACGTGTGTGTTTATGAATTTGTGAAATCTCCATATGCACTCGAAAAACATGTCGTATTGTCGATTACTTCTACTTTATTGtatgttatatttatgtgatcCGTTTCGTGTAACGGTAACGTCTAGTCCTAGCAATGCGATATCATCGAATAATTTGGGACATTTGGAGCATATAGACGCTGTTGGGTCGAGCACAGGTGACAATGGTTCCAAAGGAAAGCTCAGTGAAGGTTTGGGGTTTGAACCGGGTGATCCTGCGCCTGCATTTCAAGTGCAAACTCTGGCCGGAGTGTTCGTTTATCCGGAGAAAGTCTCGAGATCCGCTCTTATCATTCATGCATTCACGAATAAATCCGCCTTTCTGGAGTGTCTGTGGACGTGGAACGAGTCTCTGTCTGATCTGCTGGAGTATCTGCCGTCCAGCGCTCAGGTTCTGTTCCTCTCACTGGATGACACTGCAGCACAGGACGCGCTCTGGATGAGGGAGCAAGTGTACAAAGCAGCAGCTCACAGGTACTGCTGAGATAGATGGACTAACAGAATGTACTATTGTAATACAGTACCGTGTTTTTGTCCAGTTACCATGAAAATGCCATGGTGTTCTTTGAAGTGcctttagatggatggatgggtaaatagatggatagatagatggatggctatttggatggatgggtgggtgggtggatggatggatgtatggatagatATATGGgttaatggatggatagatggatggatgatagattgatggatgaaagattgatggatggatggatgatagattgatggatagataaatagatagatagatggctgTTTGGATGGAGAGGTGTATGGctatttggatggatggatggatggatatatagataGATGGGTGAAtgtatggatagatagatggctatttggatggatggatggatggatggatggttatttGGATGGAtaatagattgatggatggatggatggatgatagattgattgatggatggatgaatggctaGATAGATGGGTGaatgaaaagacagacagatagatagatggatggatggatggatggatggatggatacatacATGGATAGAATATATGAATCTAAAATTATATAATTGAGGCAGAATTACATGAATGCACTTGTTTTTGTTAGGGGCAAAGAGATCTTGTCCAGATTGCATTTCTCACCGACACCTGTGTACGCGCTTGGTAACTGGATACCCCGAGTTCTGTACTCATGGGGATGTGGAGGACACAACTGTGGCCTTGCTCAGGTGCTTTTCACCTCTCCAGGTGAGAGTACACAAACATATTTCTTGTCAAAAGACTCCATATCATTTGGACCTTATCATACCTTGGGCATAATTTATCCAAAATATTCATTAGATTACCGATGTATCCAAACTTTTAATTACAGAATGGACCATACCAGTGATCGCCAAGCGTCTGAATGCCAGATATGACTGGTTGAATGGACGCTGGGGTGCAGATCAATACAAATTGTTGGATGCAGGGAACGGCTGTGAACCAGTCACCTCTGTCAAAGGAGCTGTTGCCTGGATATCGGAAGGTGGCTGTTCTTTCTTTACTAAGGTGAGCTACAAAAAGCAAAGCCACATGGATAGGTGTTCAAAACATACGATATGGGTCCCTAAAAGGAATAACTGActtaaaatgaaaactctgtcatcattaatTCACCCTTGTCTTACAAAACCTGTCTTACTTTCATTGTTCTTCCAATTGTTTTTCCAAGCTGCTTGTTTCtatacaatggaactgaatgatgattcagtgaataacaactttaataatttttttagcaaaaaatttcagtctgttccacacacaGTTTGAATTTGGATTCAGAAGACCTGGGATTTagtgcaaatattttttatgttttaattttttgggggaTGTCCCGTCCAATTTGATTGTACATAAGAGAGCATTCCAATAAAATGATCTtttggtgttccatggaagaaagtcattaaggtttcaGAAAGACTTGAGAGTATCCCTTTAATAGCTACAGTATGCTCTAAACTACAGTTCAGTGttcagaaaattatttatttaaatttggcttgttttaaaatgtttaagattAAAAACATGGCTGAATCCAACGCTACTGGGGTTCTGGTGTACGCCTTGCCTGGGAGTCCCATACAGGACATGAACTGCTTGGGAGATGAATGTACCACTTCACTGAACATACCTGCATCTATGGTCCATATAGAACCCTCTGTCATACAAGCCCTACGGTAGGTAAAGTGTTATAAACCTTTTTTAACACAGATACTTCCAGTCCTGGTCAATACAGTGTTCCAGTTGTGCTAAAATACACAGTTAAGGAGCAGCTATGACATGAACTGCCTGTCCACCTTCCTATTTTGCTAATATGAAACTATTAgccttaggccacatccacactggCACTAATCTgtttctgttttcagtttccttacATCAtcttttccaaagtatgcagtacttttgaaaatgttttcaaaagtctaaatttttggtggaggaaaacacagTTTTGGTGTGAATTAGAGGTATAAATGTATCAAAACCGATGCGTTTTTTAAACGAAATTTTAGTGTGGACTTCACTTTAGTGAACGTGCCAGGGACTATATCTTCTGGTGGTACTATGCTACTAAATCTTCTAATAAAATGTATGCCCTTGTTATTATATaaccattttataaatgcaataagACACACAAGGCATTGCTGTATCTCGCAACCTTTATCCGTAACTGTATTCACAACGTAGCACTGCCTCTCGTAGCttattgcttaaaggaatattcctgggtTTAATATAAGTTAAGCCAGGGgatgcctgggtagctcagcgagtattgacgctgactaccactcctggagtcgcaagttcgaatccaaggtgtgctgcgTGACTCCaggaagaattaatgcaagtgcttttataaagcttttattagaagcttcacatttctgtttaaaccctccaaaaattggccccattcacttccattgttagtgcctcactgtaacctcgatttttgctttttgttaaagaaaaggagggactagtcgaaattataattatttgtactcaacaatatgccacaaatgctgtcgattgagcttaacttgttttgaacccgaatattccttttataactttttttgtcatttggaaTGTTTTTGACAGAATGGGGCAGGTGGTGAATGTGACATTCCAGCTCACACCTTCTCCAAATTTCTTCTTTGCAATCAACCAGCAGGGGGCGCTGGCTGAGATGGGTTGGTGTCTCTACCCAACCTTCAGATTCATGGCCTGGCAAGCTCAGTGGTATGACTCCTGAAGTCGGTTTCGTGAATGTTTGTTGAATCACAACAATGAAATCCACTTTAAAGCTTTTTTGAAAGATTGGCAGTATATTCAGTTAACTCAAAACATGTTGTTTAGAGAAGAATACATATGTGTATGCACATAAAATGCTAAATGATAATTTGTGtgggttttcttttttctccgtatttataatgtttattcCTATATTTATTCTATAGGTTTATATTCAATGAGGGTTTGCAGGAGCAGTTGAGACGGCCTGCCCGTGTAGTTCCAGTGTTTGATGGTCATCTGATGCACGGCGAGAAGGGAGCTCAGGCATTGGTGGATCTTCCTGGAGGTTCTAATTTCTCATAATTTCATTCAGACTCTCAAAACTACAGTCCTTAATATTAATATCCTATCCTTTTAGTATCTTATTGTAAATTGACCCACTGTTAGATGTTCGTCAAAGTTTGTCCTGACCATTTTCAATGATAATTGCCGATTTCTGGTGACATGAGTTTCAGCGACCATTTACGATGCAATGTAGACATCTTCAGAGACGTGACAAAGTTTGGGAAAGTTTAACTATTTGTTTTTGGATATAGACATGTTGGATTATGACGTTCTGGAGTTGGACGCATCCCTGTCCTGTCCAGGCCGCAGGGATGAGACATGTGCTCATTGGGATCACACCGTACAGCTGTTTGTATGCTGTGATCATGTCAGCCCATACTGTAACCTGGAGCTAGGCCGCTGGATCACGGCCTTCCGCAGGTTAGTGTTTTTGTCTGGGAAACGTTTATGTAGTTGTGGATTTAGTCAATGTGCTACTACTCAACACAGTATATTTCTATTCCAGAGGTACAGGTCATTGGCTGACGGATGTGTCCTCTTTGATTCCTCTGCTTAATAACGCGAGGTGTAACTTCACCATGAAGACTGTGCCGTGGGCAATGCCCTGGATGACGTCTCTCAATCTACGCTTCAGTCACAGCAACAAAACAGGTCAGAATTGTGAACCTCAGATAagatgatttttagtggatgtatgaagttcacacaggtgtctctGGAGTAACAACAGGTgtaattcatcacattaactatggacatgttcaactaacgtttgacaaccagaaagtgttcaaatactttgtcttcattttgaactgtATATCATTCATTTTAGCTTTTCAAACTTTacaaacatgtttgtt
This genomic window contains:
- the LOC127656452 gene encoding protachykinin isoform X2; protein product: MKICLLILLLLSALTNILCQNFNPDEDNWINDEYPNEVNLLESEPLKMMLKRVHQAPGLQQYFGLMGKRSSAKSQITRRRQKFQTFVGLMGKRNVIEPGPF
- the LOC127656452 gene encoding protachykinin isoform X1 → MKICLLILLLLSALTNILCQNFNPDEDNWINDEYPNEVNLLESEPLKMMLKRVHQAPGLQQYFGLMGKRSSAKSQITRRRQKFQTFVGLMGKRNVIEPGDSVFFL
- the si:dkey-256h2.1 gene encoding uncharacterized protein si:dkey-256h2.1 — encoded protein: MHSKNMSYCRLLLLYCMLYLCDPFRVTVTSSPSNAISSNNLGHLEHIDAVGSSTGDNGSKGKLSEGLGFEPGDPAPAFQVQTLAGVFVYPEKVSRSALIIHAFTNKSAFLECLWTWNESLSDLLEYLPSSAQVLFLSLDDTAAQDALWMREQVYKAAAHRGKEILSRLHFSPTPVYALGNWIPRVLYSWGCGGHNCGLAQVLFTSPEWTIPVIAKRLNARYDWLNGRWGADQYKLLDAGNGCEPVTSVKGAVAWISEGGCSFFTKIKNMAESNATGVLVYALPGSPIQDMNCLGDECTTSLNIPASMVHIEPSVIQALRMGQVVNVTFQLTPSPNFFFAINQQGALAEMGWCLYPTFRFMAWQAQWFIFNEGLQEQLRRPARVVPVFDGHLMHGEKGAQALVDLPGDMLDYDVLELDASLSCPGRRDETCAHWDHTVQLFVCCDHVSPYCNLELGRWITAFRRGTGHWLTDVSSLIPLLNNARCNFTMKTVPWAMPWMTSLNLRFSHSNKTGNYSDRLYPFTVTSLYNGGTFDKDYNSRYQEIKFNIPVSTKKVELYAVITAHGSDENFCGEFCVTSHHFLINRANNNTLIFESAGSALGCATRVPEGAVPNEHGTWLYGRGGWCDGLQVEPWRTDITSQLDLGGTNSILYFGLYEGRNPNPKTDPGYIIMYSYLVFYK